From the Anoplopoma fimbria isolate UVic2021 breed Golden Eagle Sablefish chromosome 14, Afim_UVic_2022, whole genome shotgun sequence genome, one window contains:
- the LOC129102113 gene encoding aryl hydrocarbon receptor-like: MPGNSGVYAVKRRKKPAQKSVKPPPVKTNPSKRHRDRLNGELDRLTGMLPFSEEVRGRLDKLSVLRLSVGYLKVKSYFNAALQKHVRSAPLVSANGRNGQSVSLDGVSFSEGELLLQALNGFVLVVMTDGTIFYTSPTIQDFLGFHQSDVVQQNVLDLVHMEDREMFRCQLHFALKPSDSEMRAGDVQSSIKASSSSVSSRLQYVPPENSSFLDRSFCCRLRCLLDNSSGFLALNFNGRLKYLHQQGNTSPPQLALFTIATPLQPPSVMEIRTKTLIFQSKHRMDFAPMGIDTRGKLVLGYSEMELVTTGSGYQFIHAADMMYCADNHLRMMKTGDSGFTFFRLLTKAGRWLWVQASARVVFKGGRPDFIIARQKALSNEEGEEHLHQRRQQLPFNLATGEGVLYDVSLESSLGPPGSVAPVTTETPTEKPLNPASLLGSLNRQDHSVYTQPQEPGPQLPIFTQIEDLDLEQPQPAVEQAFLDSHALLSVPGQIRHPVTGDLTSEAMIESLEQILGDIGDGGIEGLDVEETELRDWEDTLARLNDEREDVSRELNHILANDVFSYVEEALRRETTHGSDHVSGSFTSLSIQGQHPGSVFSNNQWQQTMDSTSIFAERAQFGDVLGAVAYSAALAQCRNAPQTQSSSLWPPGSGSSSHHCGNQTISTPSCHAVQNTNSIHSSSRQSGSNQTGQYTLTGSQQTLSGPQLQSPSVWQQFHHQTLTHSSHTAGSGNLTPRFSGSCMYENTPNSASAPSRQNGSLLGPSYSRGTSNGHFDGPYQGMDAGGVHQGMMQSEAVGCTDVGNISLGDSGSLQSSFFCWNGEAQIPLNGAVDPFAFPGFPSGSMNLSQNTGP, encoded by the exons ATGCCGGGGAACAGTGGAGTGTATGcggtgaagaggaggaagaagcccGCTCAGAAAAG TGTAAAGCCTCCGCCGGTGAAGACCAATCCGTCCAAACGGCACCGGGACCGGCTGAACGGGGAGCTGGACCGCCTCACCGGCATGCTGCCGTTCTCcgaggaggtcagaggtcgtctGGACAAGCTGTCTGTGCTCCGGCTCAGTGTGGGATACCTCAAGGTCAAGAGTTACTTCAACG CAGCGCTCCAGAAACACGTGAGGTCGGCTCCTCTTGTGTCTGCAAACGGCAGAAATGGACAGTCGGTGTCTCTGGATGGAGTCAGTTTCTCAGAGGGGGAACTCCTTCTACAG GCTTTAAACGGGTTTGTGTTGGTCGTGATGACCGATGGCACCATCTTCTACACATCACCCACCATCCAGGACTTCCTGGGCTTCCATCAG TCCGACGTGGTCCAGCAGAATGTGCTGGATCTGGTTCacatggaggacagagagatgTTCAGATGTCAGCTCCACTTCGCCCTCAAACCCAGCGACTCAGAGATGAGAGCAGGAG acGTCCAGTCGAGCATTAAAGcttccagcagctctgtgagctCCCGTCTTCAGTACGTCCCTCCAGAGAACTCCTCTTTCCTGGACAGAAGCTTCTGCTGTCGCCTTCGCTGCCTCCTGGACAACTCCTCCGGGTTCCTG gcTCTGAACTTCAACGGCCGTCTGAAGTACCTCCATCAGCAGGGAAACACGTCTCCTCCTCAGCTGGCTCTGTTCACCATCGCCACTCCTCTGCAGCCTCCGTCAGTCATGGAGATCCGGACCAAGACCCTCATCTTCCAGTCCAAACACAGGATGGACTTTGCTCCTATGGGCATAGACACCCG aggGAAGCTGGTTTTAGGATATTCAGAGATGGAGTTGGTGACAACAGGCTCCGGGTATCAGTTCATCCACGCTGCCGACATGATGTACTGCGCCGACAACCACCTCCGCA TGATGAAGACCGGAGACAGCGGCTTCACCTTCTTCAGGCTGCTGACCAAAGCCGGACGCTGGTTGTGGGTTCAGGCCAGCGCCAGGGTCGTCTTCAAGGGAGGGAGACCCGACTTCATCATCGCTCGCCAGAAAGCCCTCTC AAACGAAGAAGGAGAGGAACACCTGCACCAGAGAAGACAGCAGCTCCCGTTCAACCTCGCCACGGGCGAAGGAGTCCTGTACGACGTTTCTCTGGAATCCTCCCTCGGTCCTCCTGGCTCCGTAGCACCGGTTACCACGGAGACCCCAACAGAGAAACCTCTGAACCCGGCCTCCCTCCTGGGATCCCTCAACCGACAGGACCACTCTGTTTACACCCAGCCTCAGGAACCCGGTCCCCAGCTCCCCATCTTCACCCAAATAGAGGATCTGGATTTGGAACAACCCCAGCCGGCCGTGGAGCAGGCCTTCCTGGACAGCCACGCTCTGCTAAGTGTGCCGGGCCAGATCCGGCATCCCGTCACGGGGGACCTCACATCGGAGGCCATGATTGAGTCGCTGGAGCAGATTTTGGGGGACATTGGGGACGGAGGGATAGAGGGTTTGGACGTTGAGGAGACGGAGCTGAGGGACTGGGAGGACACGCTCGCCAGGCTGAATGACGAGAGGGAAGACGTATCGAGGGAACTGAACCACATCCTGGCCAACGACGTGTTCTCATACGTGGAGGAGGCTCTGAGGAGGGAGACCACGCACGGCTCAGATCATGTTTCTGGGTCTTTTACCAGTTTGTCAATCCAAGGACAGCATCCCGGGTCTGTGTTTTCAAATAACCAGTGGCAGCAAACGATGGACTCGACATCTATCTTTGCAGAGCGGGCTCAGTTTGGAGACGTTCTCGGTGCTGTTGCTTATTCGGCTGCACTCGCACAGTGTCGCAACGCTCCTCAGACACAAAGCTCTTCGCTGTGGCCTCCAGGCAGCGGTAGCAGCTCTCACCACTGTGGCAACCAAACCATTTCAACACCATCCTGCCACGCTGTTCAGAACACCAACAGTATCCACAGCAGCAGCCGTCAGTCCGGCTCCAACCAAACTGGGCAATATACGCTAACTGGTTCCCAGCAGACTCTCTCGGGGCCGCAGCTCCAGAGCCCGTCAGTGTGGCAGCAGTTTCACCATCAAACACTGACGCATTCCTCACACACAGCAGGCAGCGGGAACTTAACGCCTCGCTTTTCTGGAAGCTGCATGTATGAAAACACGCCGAACTCCGCTTCTGCTCCTTCCAGACAGAACGGGTCTCTTCTGGGACCTTCGTACTCCAGAGGAACCTCAAACGGTCACTTTGACGGGCCCTATCAGGGCATGGATGCCGGAGGCGTCCACCAGGGGATGATGCAGTCGGAGGCAGTTGGTTGCACAGATGTGGGAAACATCAGCTTGGGTGACAGTGGATCATTACAGTCGTCCTTCTTCTGTTGGAACGGAGAAGCTCAG